A stretch of the Pseudomonadota bacterium genome encodes the following:
- a CDS encoding integron integrase yields the protein MKNKVEFTPNPNLKLMDQVLETLRYYHYAHSTEKTYCQWIRRYIYFYGKKRHPKEMGPSEVERFLSHLATVENVAVSTQRQALNALVFLYRDVLLSPLDDSIAPVRAKRNRQPPSVLTEDEVMRLFEQMKGTYLLMARLIYASGMRLMECIRLRIQDVDFGQGKIFVRAGKGGKDRTTYLPQLLREELHQHIERVKGLHRRDLQEGFGEVYLPNALAKKYKNAAWETPWQYVFPGRSRSIDPRSGKERRHHVLESGLQKAVKRAVQKAGIGKRATVHTLRHSFATHMLEHGMNIRVLQELLGHADVKTTEIYTHVMRKDIDAMQNPLDRLYSQR from the coding sequence ATGAAAAATAAAGTAGAATTTACGCCGAATCCCAATCTTAAACTGATGGACCAGGTTCTTGAGACCTTGCGATACTACCACTATGCCCATTCAACAGAGAAGACCTATTGCCAGTGGATTCGGCGCTATATTTATTTTTATGGAAAGAAACGCCATCCAAAGGAAATGGGACCCAGTGAGGTAGAACGTTTTTTATCCCACTTGGCAACAGTGGAGAATGTTGCGGTATCAACCCAGCGGCAGGCATTGAACGCCTTAGTTTTCCTCTATCGTGATGTTTTATTGAGTCCTCTTGATGATTCCATTGCCCCGGTGAGAGCCAAGCGAAATCGGCAACCTCCCAGTGTACTCACGGAAGATGAGGTGATGCGTTTGTTTGAACAGATGAAGGGAACGTATCTGTTAATGGCGAGATTGATATACGCCTCAGGGATGCGGCTCATGGAATGTATTCGGCTGCGGATTCAGGATGTTGATTTTGGCCAGGGTAAAATCTTTGTTCGAGCCGGGAAGGGGGGGAAGGACAGGACGACCTATCTTCCTCAACTGCTTCGGGAAGAACTGCATCAGCATATTGAACGGGTCAAAGGATTGCATCGACGTGATCTTCAAGAAGGTTTTGGCGAAGTATACCTTCCCAATGCCCTGGCAAAAAAATATAAGAATGCTGCCTGGGAGACGCCGTGGCAATATGTGTTTCCCGGCCGATCTCGTTCGATTGATCCCCGCAGCGGCAAAGAACGACGGCATCATGTGCTTGAGTCGGGTCTGCAGAAAGCGGTGAAAAGGGCGGTTCAAAAAGCGGGAATTGGTAAGCGGGCCACAGTGCATACGCTGCGACATTCTTTTGCCACCCATATGCTTGAACATGGAATGAATATTCGAGTGCTGCAGGAGCTCCTTGGGCATGCTGACGTTAAAACCACGGAAATTTATACGCATGTTATGCGCAAGGATATTGACGCAATGCAGAATCCGTTGGATCGGCTGTATAGTCAACGATAA
- a CDS encoding class I SAM-dependent methyltransferase produces MDEFELLIDLHKGANRQGPGGDAETEKAINVAGIDRETPLKIADIGCGTGASTLTLARFLNAKITAVDFLQDFIDVLTERAQGEGVEDKVIPLCTSMEKLPFENGEFDIIWSEGAIYNIGFKKGVADWKRYLKLGGLLIASEITWLTNSRPSELQDHWNNEYPETDTASAKIKVLEECGYTPIGYFVLPEYCWLDNYYEPMRKNFDAFLSRNGNSEEARAIVEAERHEIELYEKYKTYFSYGVYIARKSNA; encoded by the coding sequence GTGGACGAATTTGAATTACTTATAGATTTGCATAAGGGCGCTAATCGGCAAGGTCCCGGAGGCGATGCAGAGACCGAAAAAGCGATTAATGTCGCAGGTATAGATAGAGAAACACCATTAAAAATTGCAGATATTGGCTGTGGTACGGGTGCGTCCACGCTGACGTTGGCTCGTTTCCTTAATGCGAAGATTACGGCTGTGGATTTCCTTCAGGACTTTATAGATGTTCTGACTGAACGAGCACAGGGTGAGGGTGTAGAGGACAAAGTCATTCCTCTTTGCACATCAATGGAGAAACTCCCATTTGAGAATGGGGAGTTCGATATTATCTGGTCTGAAGGTGCCATTTACAACATTGGTTTTAAAAAGGGTGTCGCAGATTGGAAGCGCTACTTGAAGCTAGGCGGGCTGCTTATTGCCTCAGAGATTACTTGGCTTACAAACTCTCGCCCTTCGGAGCTTCAAGATCACTGGAACAATGAATATCCAGAGACAGATACAGCATCAGCAAAGATCAAGGTGCTAGAAGAGTGCGGCTATACACCTATAGGATACTTTGTTCTGCCAGAATATTGTTGGCTGGATAATTATTACGAGCCAATGCGCAAGAATTTTGATGCCTTTCTGAGCCGAAATGGAAATAGCGAAGAGGCTCGCGCTATCGTTGAAGCAGAGCGCCATGAAATTGAACTTTATGAAAAATACAAAACGTATTTTAGCTACGGTGTATATATCGCAAGGAAGTCTAATGCGTAA
- a CDS encoding UPF0280 family protein has translation MQENRGEQPEPGSYRQRCYRLQVDVDKSSLATFAVTVNESDLLIRAADVGLKKFARERLIYYRHQLELFLEQFPQVRCQLYPFDIPEYALLPKLVSRMIVAGKQAGVGPMAAVAGAIAEAVGRDLLALSPVVMVENGGDVFLSGASSYTVGIFAGQSPFSGKLGIQISRSENFSAGICTSSSTVGHSLSLGMADAVCIYADSAALADALATAMGNGIRTRDDLEPTIQKALAFDSVYGAVAILGDKLAAGGDLELVPLSRK, from the coding sequence GTGCAGGAGAATAGGGGAGAACAGCCGGAACCGGGATCATATCGGCAGCGTTGCTATCGTTTACAAGTGGATGTTGATAAAAGTTCTCTCGCCACCTTTGCGGTAACGGTCAATGAATCGGATCTTTTGATCAGGGCGGCAGATGTCGGTTTGAAAAAGTTTGCCAGGGAACGGTTAATTTACTATCGGCATCAGCTGGAATTGTTTTTGGAGCAGTTTCCGCAAGTTCGCTGCCAGCTTTACCCCTTTGATATTCCGGAATATGCCTTGCTGCCAAAGTTGGTCAGCAGGATGATTGTTGCCGGGAAGCAAGCCGGTGTCGGGCCGATGGCGGCGGTTGCCGGGGCGATAGCTGAGGCTGTCGGTCGTGATTTATTGGCCCTGAGTCCGGTGGTAATGGTTGAAAATGGTGGTGATGTTTTTCTGTCGGGAGCAAGCTCTTATACCGTGGGGATCTTTGCCGGACAATCACCATTCAGTGGGAAATTAGGAATTCAGATCAGCAGATCCGAGAATTTTTCCGCCGGCATCTGTACATCATCATCGACGGTGGGGCATTCACTCAGCCTGGGAATGGCTGATGCCGTGTGTATTTATGCTGATTCGGCTGCCCTTGCTGATGCTCTGGCAACTGCCATGGGAAACGGGATCAGAACAAGAGATGACTTGGAACCAACCATACAGAAAGCCCTGGCTTTTGACTCGGTTTACGGGGCTGTTGCCATTTTGGGGGATAAGCTGGC